One Pleurodeles waltl isolate 20211129_DDA chromosome 3_2, aPleWal1.hap1.20221129, whole genome shotgun sequence genomic window carries:
- the LOC138286630 gene encoding C-X-C chemokine receptor type 2-like, with the protein MSITFDGSDLEDLFNYSDDKSIIPGFDTTPCSDHERMDKYFLVTLYCLVFLLSLVGNSLVVFVICYNRLKQSSTDVYLLNLAISDLLFAITLPFWAVYRADEWMFGAIMCKAISGLQEVNFYSGILLLACISIDRYLAIVRATGAAMQMRDWVKYICLGVWLISALLSMPVLIFREDFETPRNGRVCYENLGSDRTDRWRIILRISRHIFGFFLPLLVMLFCYGSTFRTLCQTRSNQKFKPMKVIFAVVVAFLFCWLPYNIIVFIDSLMRSHIIEETCGKRSRVETAISVTETFSYLHNCINPILYAFIGQKFRNSFLKILANHGMVSKAFLSKYGRSASNMSTQGNVSSTL; encoded by the coding sequence atgtcgATCACCTTCGATGGATCGGATTTAGAAGATTTGTTTAACTACAGTGACGACAAATCAATTATCCCAGGATTTGACACCACTCCCTGCAGCGACCATGAGCGCATGGATAAATACTTTTTAGTCACCCTCTATTGTCTGGTGTTCCTCCTCAGCCTGGTGGGAAACTCacttgtggtgtttgtgatctgctACAATCGACTAAAGCAGTCGTCCACCGACGTGTACCTCCTGAACCTGGCCATCTCAGATCTGTTGTTTGCCATCACTCTGCCGTTCTGGGCGGTCTACAGAGCAGATGAGTGGATGTTCGGGGCCATTATGTGCAAGGCTATctcagggctccaggaggtcaacTTCTACAGTGGAATCCTTCTTCTGGCGTGCATCAGTATTGACCGGTATCTTGCCATTGTCCGTGCCACAGGTGCAGCCATGCAGATGAGGGATTGGGTCAAATATATCTGCCTCGGTGTCTGGCTAATCTCAGCCTTGTTGTCTATGCCTGTTCTTATTTTCCGGGAAGATTTTGAGACTCCAAGGAACGGCCGGGTCTGTTATGAGAACCTGGGCTCTGATAGAACTGATCGATGGAGGATCATTCTCCGGATCAGCCGCCACATCTTTGGGTTCTTCCTCCCACTGCTCGTCATGCTTTTCTGCTACGGTTCTACATTTAGAACCCTTTGTCAAACCAGGAGCAACCAGAAGTTCAAACCAATGAAGGTCATATTCGCCGTGGTGGTGGCATTCCTTTTCTGCTGGCTTCCTTACAACATTATTGTCTTTATTGACTCCCTTATGCGGAGCCACATCATCGAAGAGACATGTGGGAAGAGGTCTCGGGTTGAGACTGCCATATCTGTGACAGAGACGTTTAGCTACCTGCACAATTGCATCAACCCCATTCTCTATGCCTTCATAGGGCAGAAGTTTAGGAACAGTTTCCTGAAGATTTTGGCTAACCATGGCATGGTCAGCAAGGCTTTCTTGTCAAAGTATGGCCGCAGTGCCTCCAACATGTCCACCCAAGGAAATGTCTCTTCCACACTATAG